From Pungitius pungitius chromosome 9, fPunPun2.1, whole genome shotgun sequence, one genomic window encodes:
- the sart1 gene encoding U4/U6.U5 tri-snRNP-associated protein 1 codes for MGSSKKHKEKTRDKDTEDRRREHKKHRHKDRERDASDRDATRDKDKRKRSRSRDRGARDRSKGERSAGEPRVKKEKVDLGYEVSKSEVAPQSASGDASLSIEETNKLRAKLGLKPLEVNENKKELGTKEDPLVAETINPVLIKKQKDMREKLAAMKEKRIQNQKLGKVKTIAEEDWLDDTAAWVERSRKMAKEKEMADKRAKLLEEMDEEFGVSSLVEEEFAHKKKESYTAQDLKGLKVQHKVDSFNEGQTVILTLQDKGVLEEEEDVLVNVGLVDKEKADKNVELKKKKPDYKPYDEEENVDDMVTVKPHVVLSKYDEEIEGEKKKSFRLNTGGFADGEREREIQAMREALRNQAQSLEMPALAIASEYYTSQEMVGFKKTKHRVRKIRKKEKPTAADELKIDDTRSTDFGSRTRGRGRKRLEEEAEAVPVDGVVPSEPPRMSDDVRMAEMEMSDEEDFTPPEPTVFEEDEAEQELQKQLEKQRKLKQKQLLKDSGEKVAEKIKELDESVNENDPDRKNNIVFNATSEFCRTLGDIPTYGLSGNREDQEDIMDFEEKEEKDDAGDSDSEMDENIGWSTVNLDEEVKPPDFATACATILDEEPIVKSGLAAALLLCKNKGLLDTEMQKISRVRATKGALPNDNYCIEDKMGFDDKYSRREEYRGFTQDFKDKESYKPEVKIEYVDESGRRLTPKEAFRQLSHRFHGKGSGKMKTERRMKKLEEEALLKKMSSSDTPLGTVALLQEKQKSQKTPYIVLSGSGKSMNANTITK; via the coding sequence ATGGGGTCGTCCAAGAAACACAAGGAAAAAACTCGCGACAAGGACACCGAAGATCGCCGCCGCGAACACAAGAAACATCGCCACAAGGACCGAGAGCGAGACGCTTCGGACCGGGATGCCACTCGGGATAAAGACAAACGAAAACGCTCCAGGTCCCGGGACAGAGGCGCACGGGACCGCAGCAAAGGTGAGCGGAGCGCCGGCGAGCCCCGGGTGAAGAAGGAAAAAGTCGATCTCGGCTATGAAGTAAGCAAAAGCGAAGTGGCGCCCCAGTCCGCCAGCGGAGACGCGTCCCTCAGCATTGAGGAGACGAACAAACTCCGGGCCAAGCTGGGCCTGAAGCCTCTGGAGGTCAACGAGAACAAGAAGGAGCTCGGCACCAAAGAGGACCCACTGGTGGCGGAGACCATCAACCCCGTTCTCATCAAAAAGCAGAAGGATATGAGGGAGAAGCTTGCAGCCATGAAGGAAAAACGCATCCAGAACCAGAAGCTGGGTAAAGTCAAGACCATAGCCGAGGAAGACTGGCTGGATGATACAGCCGCTTGGGTCGAGAGGAGCAGAAAGAtggcaaaagaaaaggaaatggcGGATAAAAGAGCCAAGCTTCTGGAGGAGATGGATGAGGAATTTGGTGTGAgcagtctggtagaggaggaGTTCGCGCATAAGAAAAAGGAGTCGTACACGGCTCAAGATCTAAAGGGACTCAAAGTGCAGCACAAGGTGGATTCCTTCAACGAGGGCCAGACTGTCATCCTGACCCTTCAGGACAAAGGGGTtctcgaggaggaggaagacgtgcTTGTGAACGTTGGACTGGTGGACAAAGAGAAGGCCGATAAGAATGTagagttaaaaaagaaaaagcctgaCTACAAGCCctacgacgaggaggagaatgTGGATGACATGGTTACAGTGAAGCCCCACGTTGTGCTGTCAAAGTATGACGAGGAAattgagggagaaaagaaaaagagcttcCGGTTGAATACGGGAGGCTTCGCTGACGgcgagcgagagcgagagatcCAAGCCATGAGGGAGGCTCTGCGAAACCAGGCGCAGTCCCTGGAAATGCCTGCCCTCGCCATCGCCTCGGAGTACTACACATCGCAGGAGATGGTGGGCTTTAAAAAGACCAAGCACCGCGTGAGGAAAatcaggaagaaggagaagccgACCGCCGCAGACGAGCTCAAGATTGACGACACCCGCAGCACGGATTTCGGCTCCAGGACACGCGGCCGAGGCCGCAAGCGCTTGGAAGAGGAAGCCGAGGCCGTTCCGGTGGATGGCGTAGTGCCCAGCGAGCCCCCCCGAATGTCTGATGATGTCAGGATGGCGGAAATGGAGATGAGCGACGAGGAGGACTTCACTCCCCCTGAGCCaactgtgtttgaggaggacgaggccgagcaggagctgcagaaacagctggagaagcagaggaagcTGAAGCAGAAGCAGCTTCTCAAGGACTCTGGGGAGAAGGTGGCAGAGAAAATTAAAGAGCTCGATGAAAGCGTCAATGAAAATGACCCCGACCGGAAGAACAACATTGTATTCAACGCCACCTCTGAGTTTTGCAGGACCCTGGGTGACATCCCAACGTATGGGCTGTCAGGCAACAGAGAGGACCAAGAAGACATTATGGACtttgaggagaaggaagagaaggacgATGCTGGCGATTCCGACTCTGAGATGGATGAGAATATCGGATGGAGCACCGTCAACCTGGATGAAGAGGTGAAACCGCCAGATTTTGCCACAGCCTGCGCCACCATTTTGGACGAAGAGCCCATCGTCAAGTCCGGCCTCGCTGCGGCCTTGCTGCTGTGCAAAAACAAAGGTCTGTTGGACACTGAAATGCAGAAGATATCCCGCGTGAGAGCAACAAAAGGCGCGCTGCCCAACGACAACTACTGCATCGAGGACAAGATGGGCTTCGATGACAAGTACAGTCGCAGAGAAGAGTACAGGGGCTTCACTCAAGATTTCAAGGACAAGGAAAGCTATAAGCCCGAGGTCAAGATCGAGTACGTGGATGAATCCGGGCGGAGGCTCACTCCCAAAGAAGCTTTCCGCCAGCTTTCTCATCGATTCCACGGCAAAGGTTCTGGAAAGATGAAGActgagaggaggatgaagaagctGGAGGAAGAGGCGCTGCTGAAGAAGATGAGCAGCAGTGACACTCCTTTGGGGACGGTGGCTTTGCTTCAAGAAAAGCAGAAATCTCAGAAAACCCCATATATTGTGCTTAGTGGGAGTGGGAAAAGTATGAATGCAAATACCATTACCAAATAA